The segment GCTGAATCACCGGGGGCAGGTCGTCGGGAACGCCTATCGGCCGTATCAAGGGGGGCCGAACACGGAACTCGTCGGGGTGCGCTTCGAGCCGGACGGGACCATCCGCACCGAGGGGGGATTCCTGGGTTCCCACTGGGGGAGGGTCGGGGTCGACGAGTCGGGGCGGGTGGCTCGCGAGGTCGCCCCGGTCGCTTTCGAATACGATCAGTACACCGACCTCAATGAGCGTGGTCAGGTGACCGGGACGGGCGGCTTCGTGGACGGGACCGACCCGTACCGGGTCGGGTATCGGGCCATCCTGGTCGATGGTGGGAACCGGGTGGATCTCGGAACACTCGGCGGTCAGTCGTCGGTCGGGTATGGGATCAACGAGGACGGTTATGTTGTTGGATCAGCTCAACAAGCCAACGGAATTACCCGGGCCTTCCTGTATCGCGATGGCGAGATGATCGACCTGAGCCCGGCCCTTGGGATCGACTCCCGCGGTTGGGCCATGGCCATCAACGACCATGAGCAGATTGTGGGGAGTGTGTTTCACGATGCCGGGTACAAGGGCTTTCTCCTCGACGGCGAAGAGGTGATCTGGCTCGGGAAGAATGTCGCCCCCTCCGACCTGAATAACCAGGGTGAGGTGGTGGGAAGCGTCACCGGGAATGATGGTTCAGCGCGAGCATTCCTCTTCCGGGACGATCGGGTGATGGACCTCAACGAGATGTTGCCCGAGAATTCCGGCTGGATTCTGGAGGAGGCGATCGCGATCAATGACCTTGGCCAGATCGCCGGGACCGGCACGATCGACGGCAAGCGTCGGGCGTACTTTCTGACACCCCTTTCCGAAGGCGGCCCGCTGCCCGACCCAATTCCCGAGCCGGGGCCGATCGCCGTGTTTGGCCTTGCGGCGGGTTACGTTTGGTTCCGCCGGACCCGGCACGGATGCTGATCGGCAAGGCTGAGCGATCTCTCAAAGCATCGGCAACTCAGACGAACAGCCGCGTGATCCGCACGCCGAGGCCGCCATCAAGCTGGACGAGGGTGCCGCGGGCGACCGGATCGCCGCCGGAGGTGATGAGGATTGGGTCGTCGGTGGATCGGCCCAGGTCGAGCATGTCGCCAGGGCGCAGGTCGGCGACCTGGGCGAGGGAAAGATTGAGTCGGCCCAGCTCGACGGCGAGGCTGACAGGGGGATTGGCGGGTGCAGGAGCGTCGGGCATGGCGGAAGCCTCCGGGCTTCGGGGGATCAGGCTGAGGATCCTCAGGGAGGAACCATCCGGTTCGGAGTACCGAGCCAGGGCAAGGGCTCGTGCGTGAGGGGCGTTCCCTTCGCCCAGAACAAGCAGGACGGGGCGGCCATCGGCATTTGCGATCACTTCGGCGGTGAGACCTTCGGGAGGGGAGAGAGACAGGACCTCGCCTTCGATCGGTTCAGGGCGACCGTCGGGAGGAATGAGGGTGCCGGCCACGACCCGGACGGGGATCCGCAGCGCGGCGAAGCGTTGAGCGATGGCGTCGGTGATCGGCGGGGCGGGTGGCTCATCGACGAGGGCGAGGCCCAGGAGCATCTCGGGAACCCACAAGCGGACGACCCCGTGGACCGGGCCGACCCGGAGCGGCCAGGCGAGGGTGACGATCGGACCGAGGCCGTCGGGCGGGAACGGTTCGGGGCCGATGCGGTCGAGGTACAGGTCCCAGGGGCCGAACGGGCCTGGGGCCTCGGCCAGGCGGTCGAGCAGGCGGGCGACGACGAACCCGAGGATGCCCCACTCGATCGGGGAGACCTGGAGCTTGTGCTCCGCCTCTTTCCGGTCGAAGCCGAGCAGGCGATCGACGATGGCATGGGCGAGGCTCGGCTCGATCCCGAGGCCGATCCGTGTTCCCAGGCGAGGCCAGGAACACTGCGCGATTGCTCCGGGACGCTTCAGGCCCGAGGCGCGGGGGATCAGGTCCACGTCGTCCAGGACGATCGAGGCGCCGATCATCGCCTCCAGCTCGTCGAGCAACGGGCGGAGGGTGGCTTCGCTACGTCGTAGTCGGTTGGCCAGGCGGGCATGGCGGCGAGCGAGCACCGGCAAATTGCCAAGCGGATCGGGATCGGGCTCGGGAGGGATCGAACGGTTGCTCATGCGTCGTCTTCCGGCGATCAGGACGGTTCGGCCAGGATGAGCGGATCAATGCGGCCTTCGCGGGCCAGCAGGACGATGGCCGCGCGGAGCAAGGCGGCTTCCCAGTCCATCAGGTCGGCCGACGGAAGGGGGAACATCTCAGGCTTCATGAACTTATGCAAGTCTCGAGCGATATGATACGGCAAGTGTTGCAAGGCCCATCGCGCCCGGTGGGGCTCGACCTCCGTCAGCAAACGGCCGAGCGAGCCGAGCCCGAGCCGAGCCGGGAGGTTGTGGACGGGGTTGTCTCGGGCCTCGACCCGAAGGGCGGCCAGCTCGGCAACGGCCAGGTCGACCAACTCGAGGCGGGGGGCAGGCAGGGAGGCTCGCAGGGTCTGGAGCCGTGTCCGGTCGCGGGCTCGGACGGCGTCGTACTGCTCGGCGTAGGCGAGCTTGGCCAGGCCGAGGGCGGTGAGGATGCGGGCGTAGCCCCTCGCGTCGAGTGCAGCGATGACCCGGACGATCGGTGGGTCGTCGTCGCGTCGGATCGGGCCGCCGACGAACCGCTCGCCGGCGAGGGTCAAAACCCAGTCGAGGGCCTCGGGGTCGGGCGGATAGGTGGCGACGACCTCGGGATCGGGCGCGTCGGCAAAGGCGCGACGGAGGGCCGGGCCGACGGGATCGGGGGCGTAGGCGATCACGGCCTGGCGGATCGAGGGCGATTCCTTCCGCAGGGCGCGAACCCACCAGCTCGGGTGAATGCGAAACAGGTCGGGGTGGGCCTCGGCGGCGTGGTCGTTCGCCAGCCGGTCGCGGGCCGAGGCCGGCGGGAAGCGGTAGGCGAGGGTCGGCAGTGCCTCATCCAGTCGACTTCGCCAGGATTCCGAGAGACGATGCCAGGCCGGGTCGTCGTCGGGTCGTTTGCCGAAGGCGAGGAAGGCCAGCAACAGGGCTTCATCGGCAGCGCTCAGGGGTCGATCGGTCTCGGAAGCCGGCACGATCGGCACTCCCGTTCGGAGGGTCCGGCGGTCGTCGTGGAGAGGTGCTGTCCATGCTAGCAGGGCGGACGGTTGACCGCACGGGCGCAATTGGAATCAAGAAGAAGTCGCCAATCCGAGTCTTCCCGTTATCGGCCCGGAGGGGCGTCGAAGCGGAAGGGCCGGGTTTGTCGGACGCAGCGAAAGAGGCGCACCGGGCGGATCGGGACGCCGCCGCGGACGATGTCGAACGAGGCGATCGGCTCGATCCGCTCGAACCAGCGGTCGAAGCATTGGGGCTCGGTCGATCGGTCGTCGATGGCGACGAGGATGCCATCCTGGCCGACCCAATCGTCGGGTCGACTCCAGCCGGAGAATCCCCGGGCGTCTCCCTCGTGGTAGCAGAGGACCGGCGTATTGGGGCCGATCGCGTGGGCAAGCTGGCCGCTCACATGCCAGTGGCCGGTGAAGACGAAGGTGTCGGGCCGATTGAGCAGGCCCCGGCGGCGCAGTTCGTCGGCGATCTGATCCCAGCCGAACAGGTCGCGTGACGGGTCGGCCTCGGGAGGAAGCAGGGTGATTCGCTCCGAGCCGCCCCCTTGAAGCCATCCTGTGTTGACGTGGGCGAGGGCAAGGGTTGTCAGAATGATCGGGGCCAGGGCGATGAACGCGAGCCGTCGCCGCATAATCCGAGGCTGCTGGGCCAGGCGATCGGCCCAGGCCGCGCCCAGCGGGGGCATCAGGGCTGAGACGCCGATCAACCCCCAGTGTGGCAAGACCGGTCGGATGGCCGAAACCGCCATGAAGAAAAAGAAGGGGACCAACGCCAGGCCGAGAAAGAGGCGGTCCCATCGGCGGCGATCGGGGTCGGGGGACGGATGCCGAATGATCCGCGCCGCGACGAGCATCAGTGCCGCGGCCATCCACGGCAGCAGGTAGAAGACCTGAGCGACCATTGCCCCGAACAGCGCGGCCGGGTCGATGGTCAACGGTCCCGAGGCCCGAGCCCCCTGGAAGACGAACGAGGCCCACTCGTTCCGGGCGTTCCAGACGATCACCGGCGAGAAGAGGAGCAGGCCGACCGCCGTTGCCAGGTACGGGCCGGGCGTTTTCAAGACACGCCGGGCGGTCGGCTCGACCAGGCAGACGGCCAGGAACCCGACGGGGAGGAACACCGCGTGGTATTTGCAGAGCATCGCCCCTCCCCAGGCCAGGCCGACGCCGAGCCAGGGGACGAGCCATCGTCGAGGGTCGGTGTCGAGGGCTGTGATCAGGCGATCGATCGTCAGGAGCCAGAAGAAAAGCAGGGGGCCATCCGGCAGGACGAAGGTCCCGACCGCCGCCCCGAAGAACCACGAGGCGTTCAAGGCCAGGGCCGCCGGGGCCGCCGCCGATTCCCCGTACACCCGGCTCGCCAGGCGAGCGATCAGCAGGGTGGATCCGGCAAACAGCAGAACGAAGCCGAGCCTCAGGGTGAACAGGGAGCGCTGGCCGCCGCCGATCGTTTCGCCGAACAACGCCACCAGGGCGACCATCGGGGGAT is part of the Tautonia marina genome and harbors:
- a CDS encoding DUF3466 family protein, translated to MSAAVGWMLVLSLSSPRAEAGALYTIRNLGTLPGGDRSEARGLNHRGQVVGNAYRPYQGGPNTELVGVRFEPDGTIRTEGGFLGSHWGRVGVDESGRVAREVAPVAFEYDQYTDLNERGQVTGTGGFVDGTDPYRVGYRAILVDGGNRVDLGTLGGQSSVGYGINEDGYVVGSAQQANGITRAFLYRDGEMIDLSPALGIDSRGWAMAINDHEQIVGSVFHDAGYKGFLLDGEEVIWLGKNVAPSDLNNQGEVVGSVTGNDGSARAFLFRDDRVMDLNEMLPENSGWILEEAIAINDLGQIAGTGTIDGKRRAYFLTPLSEGGPLPDPIPEPGPIAVFGLAAGYVWFRRTRHGC
- a CDS encoding FliM/FliN family flagellar motor switch protein; translation: MSNRSIPPEPDPDPLGNLPVLARRHARLANRLRRSEATLRPLLDELEAMIGASIVLDDVDLIPRASGLKRPGAIAQCSWPRLGTRIGLGIEPSLAHAIVDRLLGFDRKEAEHKLQVSPIEWGILGFVVARLLDRLAEAPGPFGPWDLYLDRIGPEPFPPDGLGPIVTLAWPLRVGPVHGVVRLWVPEMLLGLALVDEPPAPPITDAIAQRFAALRIPVRVVAGTLIPPDGRPEPIEGEVLSLSPPEGLTAEVIANADGRPVLLVLGEGNAPHARALALARYSEPDGSSLRILSLIPRSPEASAMPDAPAPANPPVSLAVELGRLNLSLAQVADLRPGDMLDLGRSTDDPILITSGGDPVARGTLVQLDGGLGVRITRLFV
- a CDS encoding glycosyltransferase family 39 protein, which produces MARMPARGVLGIVVVTTMLRLILAAMLGSGNDEAYYALYLDHLDWSYFDHPPMVALVALFGETIGGGQRSLFTLRLGFVLLFAGSTLLIARLASRVYGESAAAPAALALNASWFFGAAVGTFVLPDGPLLFFWLLTIDRLITALDTDPRRWLVPWLGVGLAWGGAMLCKYHAVFLPVGFLAVCLVEPTARRVLKTPGPYLATAVGLLLFSPVIVWNARNEWASFVFQGARASGPLTIDPAALFGAMVAQVFYLLPWMAAALMLVAARIIRHPSPDPDRRRWDRLFLGLALVPFFFFMAVSAIRPVLPHWGLIGVSALMPPLGAAWADRLAQQPRIMRRRLAFIALAPIILTTLALAHVNTGWLQGGGSERITLLPPEADPSRDLFGWDQIADELRRRGLLNRPDTFVFTGHWHVSGQLAHAIGPNTPVLCYHEGDARGFSGWSRPDDWVGQDGILVAIDDRSTEPQCFDRWFERIEPIASFDIVRGGVPIRPVRLFRCVRQTRPFRFDAPPGR